Proteins found in one Brachyspira murdochii DSM 12563 genomic segment:
- a CDS encoding MFS transporter, which produces MIILVYSMPFLIYLCSSIFSTVLVINASKAMATPFFISLIGVSYGTGMMISASIFSKFKIPKRIYPKILYAEACSQIIISVLCLIYLKNEMVLLYSFLFGANVTAFFVCFQSLLDSVSKDLPIRISSGLFIFSWTLGLAVGPIVTGFIYKLNPNIGFMIVIAMSILIFTFFYMSRHLHLKANRHKWEEPFMRAPRYKVYIGWLIIFVGAAVLHTLRFMFLDYGIKEAGLSESKAAMLVGSLSAFMAIGALFSAFYLRFLEKKRVFTVVGLLTPAALTLILITKNFWIFLIAFVFLGFVSGFGYFFGLYYALADQENATANVAVNEALTGIAALIIPFAVGYLASNFSYFIAFLFMMIVSLICYSIAIYIMWQKKRTALLKEKFKKLIEEADKQYDK; this is translated from the coding sequence ATGATTATTTTAGTTTATTCAATGCCTTTTCTAATTTACTTATGCTCAAGCATATTCAGTACTGTTTTGGTTATCAATGCTTCCAAAGCAATGGCAACCCCGTTTTTTATATCATTAATAGGTGTTTCATATGGTACTGGTATGATGATAAGTGCAAGTATATTCTCTAAGTTTAAAATACCAAAGAGAATATATCCTAAAATATTGTATGCAGAAGCATGCTCTCAAATAATAATATCCGTATTATGTTTGATATATTTAAAAAATGAGATGGTGCTTTTATATTCATTTTTATTTGGAGCTAATGTAACAGCATTTTTTGTATGCTTTCAGTCTTTGCTTGATTCTGTTTCCAAAGATTTGCCTATAAGAATAAGCAGCGGGCTTTTTATATTCTCTTGGACTTTGGGGCTTGCCGTAGGACCTATTGTTACTGGATTTATATATAAACTCAATCCTAATATAGGTTTTATGATTGTTATAGCTATGAGTATTTTAATATTTACTTTTTTCTATATGTCGAGGCATTTGCATTTGAAGGCTAATCGTCATAAATGGGAAGAGCCTTTTATGAGAGCCCCAAGATACAAGGTATATATAGGCTGGCTTATAATATTTGTAGGTGCGGCTGTACTTCATACTTTAAGATTTATGTTTCTTGATTATGGCATCAAAGAGGCTGGACTTTCAGAATCTAAGGCTGCGATGCTTGTAGGAAGTTTATCGGCTTTTATGGCTATAGGGGCATTATTTTCTGCATTTTATTTGAGATTTTTAGAAAAGAAAAGAGTATTTACTGTGGTAGGATTATTAACACCTGCGGCTCTTACATTAATACTTATTACTAAAAATTTTTGGATATTTTTAATAGCATTTGTATTTTTAGGTTTTGTAAGCGGATTCGGATATTTCTTCGGGCTTTACTATGCTTTGGCAGACCAAGAAAACGCTACTGCAAATGTTGCTGTTAATGAGGCTCTTACTGGAATAGCTGCTTTAATAATACCTTTTGCTGTTGGGTATTTAGCTTCTAATTTCTCATATTTCATAGCATTTTTATTTATGATGATAGTATCTTTAATATGCTATTCTATTGCTATATATATAATGTGGCAGAAAAAAAGAACTGCACTTCTTAAAGAGAAGTTTAAAAAACTTATAGAAGAAGCAGATAAACAGTATGATAAATAA
- a CDS encoding methyl-accepting chemotaxis protein, whose translation MKNDLIIKFLAPFIIFLVLVLAIIYFIYKPIYKNQFLEETKSKAMNIDIVAEDYINAIKDDMLLISKNLEIIPDYESFGRFITNIQRTYKNYLSIYFGETISYSDGGLFINTLVVHPRTYDHVGRGWYQDAINTNDIVISAPYLDAASGKIAITFSKAIYTNSHLMGVVGIDFDNMEDFIVKGKRYFDCNFHLVYLDGTFITHDNKDYILNKDNTLFNDPIFAEYKDNFSNIDEKIDIVKDEWFFIKRINNAPFFLVFKDSASDFYNNFNKLMLSFLVVVIILILLEFLLVSKIAIPLSRNLNNAINTITSMKDGNFNNKFEENELAKNGMAGHLNNSINDMQFAINNLVSQLKMNIQAISNASNEIASGIDNLSNRTSSEAAVVEEISSSVESLFSAISSTAKNCQLAKDMSYEVTQSANKGVQSVNEITNNMNEIYESSKEISSISKVIQNVAFQTNILALNAAVEAARAGDQGKGFAVVASEIRTLAQNVNEAAVNITSIIETTVSKIDVGNSSAKNSLDILSEIEKSTKDVLEILVNISSSVNEEEDSVKQIGSSMNELNNITQENSNLASHSSELGRDIANGTDNIQKELVYFKL comes from the coding sequence ATGAAAAATGATTTAATTATTAAATTTTTAGCACCATTTATAATTTTTTTGGTATTAGTTTTAGCAATTATTTATTTTATCTATAAACCAATATACAAAAATCAATTTTTAGAAGAAACTAAATCTAAAGCTATGAATATAGATATTGTGGCAGAAGATTATATTAATGCTATAAAAGATGATATGCTTTTAATTAGTAAAAATCTAGAAATAATCCCAGATTATGAATCTTTCGGACGATTTATAACAAATATACAAAGAACATATAAAAATTATTTAAGTATATATTTTGGAGAAACTATTTCTTATTCTGACGGAGGATTATTTATTAATACATTAGTAGTACATCCTAGAACATATGATCATGTTGGAAGAGGCTGGTATCAGGATGCAATAAATACTAATGATATAGTAATAAGTGCACCTTACTTGGATGCAGCATCAGGAAAAATAGCAATTACTTTCAGCAAAGCTATTTATACTAATTCACATTTAATGGGAGTTGTAGGAATAGATTTTGATAATATGGAAGATTTTATAGTAAAAGGAAAAAGATATTTTGATTGTAATTTTCATTTAGTTTATTTGGACGGTACATTTATTACACATGACAATAAGGATTATATTTTAAATAAAGATAATACTTTATTTAATGATCCTATATTTGCAGAGTATAAGGATAATTTTTCAAATATTGATGAAAAAATTGATATTGTTAAAGATGAATGGTTTTTCATAAAAAGAATTAATAATGCTCCATTTTTTTTAGTATTTAAAGACAGTGCTTCTGATTTTTATAATAACTTTAATAAACTTATGCTTTCATTTTTAGTTGTTGTTATTATATTAATATTATTGGAGTTTTTACTTGTTTCTAAAATAGCCATACCTCTATCAAGAAATTTAAATAATGCTATTAATACTATAACTTCTATGAAAGACGGAAATTTTAATAATAAATTTGAAGAAAATGAACTTGCTAAAAATGGTATGGCAGGACATCTTAATAATTCTATTAATGATATGCAGTTTGCTATAAATAATTTGGTTTCTCAATTAAAAATGAATATACAGGCAATAAGCAATGCTTCAAATGAAATAGCCTCTGGAATAGATAATTTATCTAACAGAACATCATCGGAAGCAGCAGTTGTAGAAGAAATATCATCTTCTGTTGAAAGTTTATTTTCAGCAATATCATCTACAGCCAAAAACTGTCAGTTAGCTAAAGATATGAGTTATGAGGTAACACAGTCTGCAAATAAAGGAGTTCAGTCTGTAAATGAAATTACTAATAATATGAATGAGATATATGAATCTAGCAAAGAGATATCAAGTATTAGTAAAGTAATACAAAATGTAGCTTTTCAAACTAATATATTAGCTTTGAATGCAGCAGTTGAGGCAGCACGTGCCGGAGATCAGGGTAAAGGCTTTGCCGTTGTAGCTTCTGAGATTAGAACTTTAGCACAGAATGTTAATGAGGCTGCTGTTAATATTACTAGTATTATAGAAACTACTGTATCAAAAATAGATGTTGGAAATAGTTCGGCAAAAAATTCATTAGATATATTATCAGAAATAGAAAAATCTACAAAGGATGTTCTTGAAATATTAGTTAATATTTCTTCTTCTGTTAATGAGGAGGAAGACAGTGTTAAACAAATAGGAAGCTCTATGAATGAACTTAATAATATCACTCAGGAAAATTCCAATTTGGCAAGTCATAGTTCTGAACTAGGAAGAGATATTGCTAATGGAACGGATAATATTCAAAAAGAACTAGTGTATTTTAAATTATAG
- a CDS encoding DUF1667 domain-containing protein gives MEKKELTCICCPMGCALSVDMDGNQVTSVSGNTCKRGDTYARDEVVRPVRMVTSIVKIKNGKLKMLPVKTKEPIDKSRINECLEALKTVEVQAPIHIGDIVLHNAAGSDIVATRNIEAL, from the coding sequence ATGGAAAAAAAAGAATTAACTTGTATATGCTGCCCTATGGGCTGTGCTTTGTCTGTGGATATGGATGGAAATCAAGTTACAAGCGTAAGCGGTAATACCTGCAAAAGAGGAGACACTTATGCCAGAGATGAGGTTGTTCGTCCTGTGAGAATGGTTACTTCTATAGTAAAAATAAAAAACGGTAAATTAAAAATGCTTCCAGTAAAAACTAAAGAGCCTATAGACAAATCAAGAATTAATGAATGTTTAGAGGCTTTAAAAACTGTAGAAGTTCAGGCACCTATTCATATTGGAGATATTGTGCTTCATAATGCTGCTGGTTCGGACATAGTAGCTACTAGAAATATAGAAGCTCTTTAA